The region GCCCGATGACAATTGACATGATTCCGCATTCCGCTGCTGCTTCCATCTTTTCCGGAAAGCCGCCTGCACTTCCGGCCTCCTTTGTCACAAGACACCGAATTCCATACTGCCTAATCATGGCCCGGTTCATTTCCGAGGTAAAAGGGCCCTGCATGGCAATTAAGTTCTTTCCCTTAAATCCCATCTGCTCACAGGCGGAGATTACGGACAGGGTGGGGAGCACTCTGGCATACACCCGTTCTTCCCAGGAATCAAGACCGGTGAATGCAGATAGCTCCTTGCTCCCCGTTGTGACTAAAATGTTTCCAGGTATACTGTGTAAGGCCAGAACAGCTTCCTTGAGATCACCGACCCACAGGATATTTCCCGCCTTTTGATCCACCGGTCCCGGTCCCTGGGAAGACTCCCTTATGACCCTCTTTAAGGAGACTCCTGTCCGTTCACAAGCGAAGCGTATGTTCTCACTTACCAGGGCAGCATAAGGGTGCGTGGCGTCAAATACAAGGGTAATGCCTTTCTGTTTGATAAAATCTTCCATTTCATTGGACGTCATGGGGCTTTCATGAATACGAAGATACCTGCTTTCCGGAAGAACCTCCCTTCCGTATCCGGTAGCAACGCTGACCCATGCGTAAATCTCCTTTTGATGACAGAACTCCGCCAGTATCCGGCCCTCCGAAGTACCGCCAAAAATCAGAACCCTACACATTTTTATAACCTCTTGGTGTAACCATTCTTCCGTTAAGAAGTTTTGTCATTGAATTTCCTATAAATACGGTGGAAAACATATCTGCCTGGGCATCCCTTAACTGCTCCAGGGTCATGACTGCCATCTCCTCTTCTTTCCTGCCAATGTTTTTAACAAGGCCGCATACTGTTTCCTGTCTTTTATACTCCATAAGGATCTCACAGGCCCGCTTCAAATAACCGGCCCTTTTTTTACTGGAAGGATTGTAGAGGCAGATGACCATATCCGCCTGAGCAGAAGCCCTGAGCCTTTCTTCGATTAATTCCATCGGGGTCAGAAGGTCACTCAGACTGATCACTGCAAAGTCATGGCCAAGAGGGGCGCCTAACATGGCTCCCCCGCTTAAGGCCGCAGTCACTCCCGGAATGATCTCGATCTCCACCCCTTCCTCTGACCGTGCCATCTCTAGGATCAGACCGCTCATGCCATAAACGCCTGAATCTCCGCTGCATACCATGGCTGCTATCTTTCCCTTTTTCGCCTGGTCAATGGCCAGGCGGCACCGTTCCTGCTCTCTGCGCATAGGCGTGGAAAGCATCTCCTTATGAGGAAAATGCTCCCTGATTAAGTCCACATAGACGGTATACCCTATAATGATTTCACTTTCTTCCAGCGCCTTTGCCGCCCTTACCGTCATATCCTCATAGGAACCCGGACCAATTCCTACTACATAAAGCTTTCCTGACTTTATCATCCTTTGCCTCCTAATGAATCGAGGTTGAATATAGTTTTTCTTTCCAATGCCATCTTCCAATCCAGGACAGCCACGGCTGCCGTCACTCCCTCCGCCGCCTTTTTTCCTGCCAGGAGCCTGCCGCCTCCCAGGGCCTTTACACAGGCAAGGGCCGCCCGTTCGCATACGTTATCCACTCCTGTAATCTGCTTCACAAAGGATGAGGAAGAAAATTCTCCTTCTGTTTCCTCAAGAACCCTGGCGGGATAGGTATAAAACGGGACATCCTTTGCAGCAGCAAATTGGCAGATGCCCTCTTCTTCTTTCTTGATATCAATGCTGGCACAGGCAGCCATGCCTTCAGGGGACAGGTTCCATTCCCTGAAAAGAAGGTCCACGACCCTTTCTATGGTTTCAGCCGAGACCCCTTTTCTGCATCCGATTCCCACCACCAGGACCTTTGGAACCAGCCTTAAGGAATTCCTGAGGACCTCTTTCTCTGCCTTTTCTTTCATGGTGATCCAGAGATTTATCCGGAACACTTTCCCTGATACAAGCCCGTCAGGCAGCTTTCCTGAAAACGGAAAGTCACAATGAAATCCTATCTTTTCTCCCTTAAGGCTGGCAGCGGAAATCT is a window of [Clostridium] saccharolyticum WM1 DNA encoding:
- the cobJ gene encoding precorrin-3B C(17)-methyltransferase — protein: MIKSGKLYVVGIGPGSYEDMTVRAAKALEESEIIIGYTVYVDLIREHFPHKEMLSTPMRREQERCRLAIDQAKKGKIAAMVCSGDSGVYGMSGLILEMARSEEGVEIEIIPGVTAALSGGAMLGAPLGHDFAVISLSDLLTPMELIEERLRASAQADMVICLYNPSSKKRAGYLKRACEILMEYKRQETVCGLVKNIGRKEEEMAVMTLEQLRDAQADMFSTVFIGNSMTKLLNGRMVTPRGYKNV
- a CDS encoding cobalt-precorrin 5A hydrolase, with translation MRLSIICFTEAGAGLCIKLLQELLKTGQPCEGYGPESILKSCPGGDLMIPVSTSLSQWTREQFSQKEGIVFIGAAGIAVRAIAPFLRSKAEDPAVVVMDDRGRFSISLLSGHLGGANDLAMRLAGIAGGQAVITTATDNHGRFAVDLFAREQGLVITELKKIKEISAASLKGEKIGFHCDFPFSGKLPDGLVSGKVFRINLWITMKEKAEKEVLRNSLRLVPKVLVVGIGCRKGVSAETIERVVDLLFREWNLSPEGMAACASIDIKKEEEGICQFAAAKDVPFYTYPARVLEETEGEFSSSSFVKQITGVDNVCERAALACVKALGGGRLLAGKKAAEGVTAAVAVLDWKMALERKTIFNLDSLGGKG